Proteins encoded together in one Pseudomonadota bacterium window:
- the xerD gene encoding site-specific tyrosine recombinase XerD, translated as MPSIDSLVDQYLNYLVVEKGLSKKTIESYGSDIAVYITFLGKQGIRDISEADTPTILKHIIALRDEGLKARSRARHLVTLRGFYKFLVREKYISSDPTSVIDLPKSGFYLPNVLTQDEIKCLLSVPDVSKPAGLRDCAMIELLYAAGLRVSELISLKLFDVNMDACFVRVFGKGSKERIVPIGIYAKDKVSEYINTARPQLLKNSASHFLFVGRGGKPLTRQGFWKIIKRYSILAKVTKTITPHSIRHSFATHLLEGGADLRSVQLMLGHVDISTTQIYTHVVRDHLRKIHSKYHPRG; from the coding sequence ATGCCTTCTATAGATTCCCTTGTTGATCAATATCTTAATTACCTTGTTGTCGAAAAAGGGCTTTCAAAGAAAACTATTGAATCTTATGGAAGTGATATAGCGGTGTATATTACTTTTTTAGGCAAACAGGGTATCAGAGATATATCGGAGGCTGACACGCCGACAATTCTTAAGCATATTATCGCATTAAGAGATGAAGGACTTAAGGCAAGATCAAGGGCAAGACATCTTGTGACCCTAAGGGGGTTTTATAAATTTCTTGTACGGGAAAAGTACATATCCAGTGATCCTACTAGTGTTATTGATCTTCCCAAAAGTGGCTTCTATCTTCCGAATGTTTTGACCCAGGATGAGATTAAATGTCTTTTATCTGTTCCTGATGTCAGTAAACCGGCAGGATTAAGAGATTGCGCCATGATTGAGCTTTTGTATGCCGCAGGCCTCAGGGTTTCGGAACTTATAAGTCTTAAGCTTTTTGATGTAAATATGGATGCATGCTTTGTTAGAGTGTTTGGTAAAGGTTCAAAAGAAAGAATCGTTCCTATTGGGATTTATGCAAAAGATAAAGTAAGTGAATATATTAATACTGCAAGACCGCAACTTTTAAAAAACAGTGCGAGTCACTTTTTATTTGTAGGTAGAGGCGGAAAACCTTTGACCCGTCAGGGCTTCTGGAAAATAATCAAGCGATATTCAATTCTTGCAAAAGTAACAAAAACAATAACGCCCCATAGTATAAGGCATTCTTTCGCAACCCATCTTTTAGAAGGCGGCGCTGATTTAAGGTCGGTTCAGTTAATGCTGGGGCATGTTGATATTTCGACAACTCAGATATATACTCATGTAGTACGGGATCATTTAAGGAAAATACACAGCAAATATCATCCGAGAGGTTAA
- a CDS encoding efflux RND transporter periplasmic adaptor subunit: MPDGDISKLRIEKDERISGSGKKKKYYILLIAILILFAIAVLYKNGYLTPALSVRGLKVMNIYPSQTYTLLNASGYVVAQRKAAISSKITGRLVYLGVEEGDKVKKGEIVARLENDDTIAAKNRAIANVNASKALLEQTMAELDDASLHYGRISKLADINGVSKAEYDIANARFKRAKAAVSAQKAAIKASEAALREAEVALEYANMRAPFDAVVLTKNADLGDIVTPIGAAADAKAAVVNIADMDSLQVEVDVSETNINTVKNGQPCEIRLDAIQDERFMGKVHMVVPTADRTKASVMVKVAFSDKDTRVLPEMSAKVAFLSREILPDEQNAIMAIPANTVIKDKGNSFVFTVVNKKAVKKEIRTGKKLENMVEVLEGLKIGEFLITEPLDKVRADTKVKVLEE; the protein is encoded by the coding sequence ATGCCTGATGGAGATATTTCCAAACTTCGTATAGAAAAAGACGAAAGAATTTCAGGGTCCGGGAAAAAGAAAAAATATTATATTTTGCTGATAGCAATATTGATATTATTTGCAATCGCGGTTCTTTATAAAAATGGGTATTTAACTCCGGCTCTTTCAGTCCGTGGTCTTAAAGTAATGAACATATATCCGTCCCAGACCTATACTCTTTTAAATGCAAGCGGGTATGTTGTAGCCCAAAGAAAAGCGGCTATTTCTTCTAAAATTACCGGACGCCTTGTATATTTGGGTGTTGAAGAAGGTGATAAGGTTAAAAAAGGAGAAATAGTAGCACGGCTTGAAAATGATGATACTATAGCTGCAAAAAACAGAGCTATTGCCAATGTAAATGCTTCCAAGGCTTTGCTTGAGCAGACAATGGCGGAACTTGATGATGCTTCTTTACATTATGGTCGTATATCAAAGCTGGCAGATATCAATGGTGTATCAAAAGCCGAGTATGATATTGCAAATGCAAGATTTAAAAGAGCGAAGGCCGCTGTATCAGCTCAAAAGGCTGCGATAAAGGCAAGTGAGGCGGCATTAAGAGAAGCCGAAGTTGCGCTTGAATACGCCAATATGCGTGCGCCGTTTGATGCGGTGGTTCTTACAAAAAACGCAGATCTTGGTGATATTGTAACTCCAATTGGTGCTGCAGCGGATGCAAAGGCGGCTGTTGTTAATATTGCGGATATGGATTCTCTTCAGGTTGAAGTAGATGTTTCGGAAACCAATATTAACACTGTTAAAAATGGTCAGCCCTGTGAAATTAGGCTTGATGCCATACAGGATGAACGTTTTATGGGCAAGGTTCACATGGTTGTTCCGACAGCAGACAGAACAAAGGCTTCTGTTATGGTCAAGGTGGCATTTTCCGATAAAGACACAAGAGTACTTCCTGAAATGAGTGCAAAAGTGGCCTTTCTATCTCGTGAAATCTTACCGGATGAACAAAATGCCATTATGGCTATTCCGGCAAATACTGTAATAAAAGATAAAGGCAATTCGTTTGTATTTACTGTGGTAAACAAAAAAGCGGTTAAAAAAGAAATCAGAACCGGAAAGAAACTCGAAAACATGGTGGAAGTATTAGAAGGTCTTAAGATCGGAGAATTTTTAATAACCGAACCGCTTGACAAAGTAAGGGCAGACACAAAAGTTAAAGTCCTTGAGGAGTAG
- a CDS encoding ABC transporter ATP-binding protein, with protein MVLENLTLDINENDFLALMGPSGSGKSTLLNLIAGLDKPDSGSIIIQGIDISLLAETELAKWRADNVGFIFQFYNLIPVLTAFENVELPLILTRLSKKERKEHVHTALKLVGLEDRMDHYPGQLSGGQQQRVAIARAVVTDPAILVADEPTGDLDRVSAQEVLNLMENLSNSIGKTIVMVTHDPRAAKKAGSIMYLDKGILADAPQTSFQECV; from the coding sequence ATGGTTTTAGAAAATTTAACTCTTGATATTAATGAGAATGATTTTCTTGCTTTAATGGGACCTTCAGGTTCCGGTAAAAGTACTCTTTTAAATCTGATAGCAGGACTGGATAAGCCGGACAGCGGAAGCATTATAATACAGGGCATCGATATTTCATTGCTGGCAGAAACCGAACTTGCAAAGTGGAGAGCCGATAATGTAGGTTTTATTTTCCAGTTTTACAATCTTATTCCGGTGCTGACTGCTTTTGAAAATGTTGAGTTGCCTCTGATTCTAACCAGACTTTCCAAAAAAGAGAGAAAAGAGCATGTACATACGGCTTTAAAGCTGGTTGGGCTTGAAGACAGGATGGATCATTATCCGGGTCAGTTATCAGGTGGACAGCAGCAGCGGGTTGCTATAGCAAGAGCGGTTGTTACCGATCCGGCTATTCTTGTAGCAGATGAACCAACCGGTGATCTGGATAGAGTGTCTGCCCAGGAGGTACTCAATCTTATGGAAAATTTGAGCAATTCAATTGGAAAGACTATTGTAATGGTAACACATGATCCAAGAGCTGCGAAAAAAGCCGGCAGCATAATGTATCTTGATAAAGGTATTCTTGCAGATGCTCCTCAAACTTCTTTTCAGGAATGCGTTTAG
- a CDS encoding ABC transporter permease — MLLKLLFRNAFRHKLRTFLTICGICVAILAFGLLRTVISAWYAGVDASSATRLVTRNSISLIFPLPISYKEKIRNVDGVKLVAAGSWFGAYYINEKNFFANFTVESKNYLDLYPEFVIPPDQKSSYLRERKGCVVGEKLAKRFGWKLGDTVVLKGTIYPGNWEFVVKAIYKGSHKNIDESQFFFHWEYLNETVKKFVPRRADQVGFYMIGVRSPDIAATTARAIDKMFKNSYAETLTETEKAFQMSFVSLTQTILTVIELVTMVVIVIIMVVVANTMAMSVRERMNEYAVLKTLGFGGFYITGLILGESLLITSLGGLMGIIVTFPAADAFVGAVGDFFPIFNISKETIYLDIIASIIVGIVAAVFPIKQAVTVPIASGLGRIG; from the coding sequence ATGCTCCTCAAACTTCTTTTCAGGAATGCGTTTAGACACAAACTCAGAACCTTTCTTACAATCTGCGGCATTTGTGTTGCGATTCTTGCCTTCGGTTTGCTAAGAACTGTTATCAGCGCCTGGTATGCAGGAGTTGATGCATCTTCGGCTACCCGTCTTGTAACCCGTAATTCTATTTCTTTAATTTTCCCTCTGCCTATTTCCTACAAAGAGAAAATACGTAATGTGGATGGAGTAAAACTAGTAGCTGCCGGAAGCTGGTTTGGAGCTTATTATATAAATGAAAAGAATTTTTTCGCAAACTTCACTGTTGAATCAAAGAACTATTTAGATCTTTACCCCGAATTTGTGATACCTCCAGACCAGAAAAGCTCATATTTGCGAGAAAGAAAAGGTTGTGTTGTTGGTGAAAAACTTGCCAAAAGATTCGGCTGGAAACTTGGAGATACCGTAGTATTAAAAGGAACAATTTATCCGGGAAACTGGGAATTTGTTGTAAAGGCCATATATAAGGGAAGCCATAAAAATATAGATGAAAGCCAGTTTTTCTTTCACTGGGAATATTTGAATGAAACCGTTAAAAAATTTGTGCCACGAAGAGCTGACCAGGTTGGCTTTTATATGATAGGAGTAAGATCTCCTGATATAGCAGCAACAACCGCGCGGGCGATAGATAAAATGTTTAAAAATTCCTATGCTGAAACACTGACGGAAACGGAAAAGGCCTTTCAGATGAGTTTTGTGTCTCTTACCCAGACAATTCTTACTGTAATAGAGCTTGTTACCATGGTTGTTATCGTAATTATAATGGTTGTTGTCGCAAATACTATGGCTATGTCCGTGCGTGAACGCATGAATGAATATGCGGTTTTGAAAACTCTTGGCTTCGGGGGTTTTTATATCACAGGGCTTATTTTAGGAGAATCATTGCTTATAACATCTCTTGGAGGTCTTATGGGCATTATCGTGACATTTCCTGCGGCTGATGCCTTTGTAGGTGCTGTGGGAGATTTTTTTCCTATTTTCAATATTTCAAAAGAAACTATTTATCTTGATATTATTGCAAGTATTATTGTGGGAATTGTAGCTGCGGTTTTTCCGATCAAACAGGCGGTAACTGTTCCCATTGCAAGCGGGTTAGGAAGAATAGGATAA
- a CDS encoding FtsX-like permease family protein, with translation MGLLFFYSFRNLLARKLTTFLTAAGMSLVVFVFASIVMLAEGLEKTLVDTGTYDNVVVIRRSAVSEVQSGIERQQASIVETSPQIAIGNKGRALLAKELVVLITLEKKESNTAANVTIRGISENSLILRPQVKLISGRMPRPGTSEIAVGTSIVKGFKDIGIGQPLSFGMRSWRVVGIFDAGNTGYSSEIWGDVEQFMPAFRRPVYSSVLFRLRKSSEFATFKNNIENDPRLTVEAKRETQYYKEQSEMMAQFLRVLGETLTLVFSIGAIVGAMITMYSAVANRTGEIGTLRALGFNRGTILLAFLMESLLLGLIGGIVGLILGSFMQFITVSTTNFQTFSELSFNFTITFEIIYKSLLFSIIMGFVGGILPAFRASRMNVVEALKEN, from the coding sequence ATGGGGCTTTTGTTTTTTTATAGTTTTAGAAACTTGCTGGCAAGAAAACTTACCACATTTCTTACGGCTGCCGGGATGTCTCTTGTTGTTTTTGTTTTTGCTTCGATAGTAATGCTTGCCGAAGGTTTGGAAAAAACACTCGTTGATACGGGAACATATGACAATGTTGTAGTTATCCGCAGATCCGCTGTTTCCGAAGTGCAAAGCGGAATAGAAAGACAGCAGGCTTCAATTGTTGAAACCAGCCCTCAAATTGCGATAGGAAATAAAGGACGTGCTCTTCTTGCAAAAGAACTGGTTGTTCTTATTACCCTTGAGAAGAAAGAGTCCAATACCGCGGCGAATGTTACTATAAGAGGAATTTCGGAAAATTCTTTAATTTTGCGGCCACAGGTAAAACTTATCTCAGGCCGTATGCCAAGACCCGGCACTTCGGAAATAGCTGTTGGAACGAGTATAGTAAAGGGTTTTAAAGATATCGGGATTGGGCAACCTCTTTCTTTTGGCATGCGGTCATGGAGAGTGGTAGGTATATTTGATGCGGGCAATACGGGTTATAGTTCGGAAATATGGGGAGATGTTGAGCAGTTTATGCCGGCTTTCAGAAGGCCAGTTTATTCATCGGTTCTCTTTAGATTAAGAAAATCTTCCGAATTTGCGACATTTAAAAATAATATTGAAAATGATCCAAGACTCACAGTTGAAGCAAAACGCGAAACCCAGTATTATAAAGAACAATCGGAAATGATGGCCCAATTTTTAAGGGTTTTAGGAGAAACACTTACTCTCGTGTTTTCAATCGGTGCGATAGTAGGAGCAATGATAACAATGTATTCGGCTGTTGCAAACCGAACCGGTGAAATAGGAACCCTTCGTGCTCTTGGATTTAACCGGGGAACTATTCTTCTGGCTTTTCTCATGGAGTCTTTACTTCTTGGTTTGATAGGCGGAATTGTAGGACTTATTTTAGGTTCTTTTATGCAGTTTATAACTGTTTCAACAACTAATTTTCAGACATTTTCAGAACTTTCATTTAATTTTACGATTACATTTGAAATTATATATAAGTCGCTTTTATTTTCTATTATAATGGGATTTGTCGGTGGAATACTTCCGGCATTCAGAGCATCGAGAATGAATGTTGTAGAAGCTTTGAAGGAAAATTAA
- a CDS encoding ABC transporter ATP-binding protein — protein MKAFDTGRRQVNVLKDISFHVEKGEIIALKGKSGSGKTTLLNCCCGLESPDSGKVVCSGIDLKALTAKQLSKLLRTKTGFVFQQGNLLSYLTVSENISFPLHLNNETSARIKLRVSELLSIIGMKDAQNALPSELSGGETLRVAVARALSHKPEMLFADEPTASLDTATGKSVLSLIRDLSRMQKSTVVFSTHDPELLSMADLVFELKDGELSY, from the coding sequence ATGAAAGCATTTGATACAGGAAGAAGGCAGGTTAATGTGTTAAAAGATATCAGCTTTCATGTTGAAAAAGGTGAGATTATCGCATTAAAGGGAAAATCAGGATCAGGTAAAACCACTCTTTTAAATTGTTGTTGCGGTCTGGAAAGCCCTGACAGCGGTAAAGTTGTATGTTCCGGCATTGATTTAAAAGCACTAACTGCTAAGCAGTTGTCAAAATTATTACGAACAAAAACCGGATTTGTTTTTCAGCAGGGAAATCTTCTTTCTTATCTAACCGTATCTGAAAACATCTCTTTTCCACTTCATTTAAATAATGAAACATCTGCCAGGATTAAATTAAGAGTTTCGGAACTATTATCTATTATAGGGATGAAAGATGCGCAAAATGCTTTGCCTTCCGAGCTTTCCGGCGGAGAGACCTTAAGGGTTGCTGTAGCAAGAGCACTTTCCCATAAACCTGAAATGCTTTTTGCAGATGAACCTACTGCAAGTCTTGATACTGCCACAGGAAAATCAGTTTTATCTCTGATACGGGATCTTAGCCGTATGCAGAAAAGCACGGTAGTATTTTCAACACATGATCCTGAATTATTATCAATGGCCGATCTGGTTTTTGAACTAAAAGACGGTGAGTTAAGTTATTGA
- a CDS encoding metallophosphoesterase, translating to MKNKKQTRKRLGALSIVAMVTFFIIAGFFAFELYVISARQGSDAPLPSNFGNFIKNRESLENQPDKKSFSFAVIGDTRSVGTFERLAEKLRVLPIDFAVLLGDCADNATEDDHRYFRAECAEEFSMPFPVFYVPGNHDVNEKSFPIMRFEHDYGPSIFSFEYQHCLFIFLRILGETYPSQESIDFLNKMPEEHILKFKKRFVFMHIPPPVSSVFSSKMFDKSDELISLFKKKRIDYVLAGDYHGYARINTGQTNYIITGGGGAHLHEDKHKQFNHAIVITIDKDEESEWILPVNASVDIEDKIEKYAIERVWPYFSGNMLFTYTLNVFALLVMSLAVWLIIRYRK from the coding sequence ATGAAAAATAAAAAACAAACACGAAAAAGATTAGGCGCTTTAAGTATTGTTGCAATGGTAACTTTTTTTATAATTGCAGGATTTTTTGCTTTTGAACTCTATGTCATATCTGCCCGGCAAGGTTCAGATGCACCACTTCCTTCCAACTTCGGCAATTTTATTAAAAATCGGGAGAGTTTGGAAAACCAACCTGACAAAAAGTCTTTTTCATTTGCGGTGATAGGAGATACAAGAAGTGTTGGTACCTTTGAACGACTGGCGGAAAAGCTGCGGGTTCTTCCAATAGATTTTGCAGTTTTACTGGGTGACTGTGCTGACAATGCAACAGAAGATGATCACCGGTATTTCCGGGCGGAATGTGCGGAGGAATTTTCTATGCCTTTTCCCGTTTTTTACGTGCCGGGAAATCACGATGTTAATGAGAAAAGCTTTCCGATTATGCGTTTTGAGCATGACTACGGGCCCAGTATTTTTAGCTTTGAATACCAGCACTGTCTTTTTATTTTTCTTCGCATTCTTGGAGAAACCTATCCCAGTCAGGAAAGTATAGATTTTCTTAATAAAATGCCGGAAGAACATATTTTAAAATTTAAGAAACGATTTGTTTTTATGCATATCCCTCCTCCGGTCAGCAGCGTCTTTTCTTCTAAAATGTTTGATAAAAGTGATGAATTGATCTCACTTTTTAAAAAAAAGAGAATTGATTATGTATTGGCGGGTGACTACCACGGCTATGCGCGAATAAATACCGGGCAAACAAATTATATCATAACCGGTGGCGGTGGAGCACATCTGCATGAGGATAAACATAAGCAATTTAATCATGCCATTGTAATCACTATTGACAAGGATGAGGAGTCTGAGTGGATTCTTCCTGTGAATGCATCAGTTGATATTGAAGACAAGATAGAAAAATATGCCATAGAACGGGTCTGGCCTTATTTTTCAGGAAATATGTTGTTTACATATACGTTGAATGTATTTGCTTTGCTTGTTATGAGCTTAGCTGTATGGTTAATTATCAGATACAGGAAATAA